A region of Chitinophaga horti DNA encodes the following proteins:
- a CDS encoding COG1470 family protein: protein MAQPSVSVAPSRLFYSFPAGQSSTQEIRISNPGKTSMVFSITLADWYRDSLGDKQYSKANTLKHSCASWIELPYSSIVLQAGEERSIPVKLASTRDAGNIVRNAMIFFTQAEDDESIRSQKKLGASMIIRLEVGVHIYYTPPSLSKKSLEVIDFRDKGVTKLGDSTKHVLEVVLHNTGELMTESMVKLELTNQQTAEEIKLEPQPVPMMPGVKRVIRFGLPATLKPGNYLGVAIVDNGPDIPLRIGELEFDHK, encoded by the coding sequence ATGGCACAACCTTCTGTTTCTGTTGCACCCTCGCGGTTGTTTTACTCGTTTCCTGCGGGACAATCATCTACGCAGGAAATACGTATTTCCAATCCGGGTAAAACCTCTATGGTGTTTAGTATAACGCTGGCCGACTGGTACCGCGACAGCTTAGGCGACAAGCAATACAGTAAGGCCAATACGTTGAAACATTCCTGCGCAAGCTGGATAGAATTGCCCTATAGCAGTATCGTATTGCAGGCCGGTGAAGAAAGAAGCATTCCTGTAAAACTTGCATCAACACGCGATGCAGGAAACATAGTGAGGAACGCAATGATATTTTTTACGCAGGCAGAAGATGATGAGAGTATTCGCTCGCAGAAAAAACTGGGCGCCAGTATGATTATCAGATTAGAAGTAGGCGTGCATATTTACTACACACCGCCGTCATTAAGCAAGAAGTCGTTAGAAGTAATCGACTTCAGGGATAAGGGTGTTACAAAGCTGGGGGACTCCACGAAACATGTGTTAGAAGTGGTATTGCATAATACTGGCGAACTGATGACGGAGAGTATGGTAAAACTGGAACTTACGAACCAACAAACTGCCGAAGAAATAAAACTTGAACCACAGCCGGTACCGATGATGCCGGGTGTTAAACGCGTGATCCGTTTTGGATTGCCGGCCACATTGAAGCCAGGCAATTATTTAGGCGTAGCGATCGTGGACAATGGTCCCGATATACCATTACGCATCGGGGAACTGGAGTTTGACCACAAATAA
- the gldG gene encoding gliding motility-associated ABC transporter substrate-binding protein GldG: protein MEVTTRHKRKQYIQRVLLVLLVLIGINTAASFLHRRWDLTAEKRYTLTGSTKMLLRGLDAPLEIDVFLKGDYPAGFRQLAQNTQELLEEFSEYGGNNVRFRFITPGAELPDSLRFIFQDSLVQKGIMPFNLQVQSDASDGISEKLIFPGALVRYKGKEIGVTLLQGQPGTDPAQALNSSAAMLEYRFANAIYQLSLKEKPLVGYMLGHGEPVGTHVYDALTTLQSYYRLDTINLKLNPFIPREFGTIIFLKPIEAFTEEDKLKIDQYVMNGGKVIWFLNNLTTDMDSLQASGNFVAMSRGLELEDLLFRYGARVNQDLIQDLQSDVLPIIVGSMGDKPQIQYMPFIYFPKFSSTGSHPIVKNMDAVLGRFTNSIDTVTGGGIQKTILLASSARSRKVSSPVGISLDELKRKPNPRQFMPGNIPAAVLLEGNFTSLFNHRLNGRQLEVLQQLSGVPYRSVTAAPNKMIVVADADIVTNFFSEKNGPLQMGANRFTQEVFANKEFFTNCMEYLTNTSGIMETRNRELTLRLLDGEKVKQQHTKWQLLAFVVPIGLVLIFAMVFNFLRQRRFTA from the coding sequence ATGGAAGTTACGACCAGGCATAAACGAAAACAATATATACAGCGCGTACTGCTCGTGCTGCTCGTCCTCATAGGCATTAATACCGCAGCGTCTTTCCTGCACCGCCGCTGGGACCTTACCGCTGAAAAACGGTACACGCTTACCGGCTCCACCAAAATGCTGCTGCGCGGCCTGGATGCGCCGCTGGAGATTGATGTGTTTCTCAAAGGCGACTATCCCGCAGGATTCCGACAGCTGGCACAAAACACACAGGAACTGCTGGAAGAATTTTCTGAATACGGCGGCAACAATGTACGGTTTCGTTTTATTACACCAGGAGCTGAACTGCCCGACAGTCTGCGCTTCATCTTCCAGGATTCGCTCGTGCAGAAAGGTATCATGCCGTTTAACCTGCAGGTGCAATCAGATGCGAGTGACGGTATTTCCGAAAAGCTGATTTTCCCAGGTGCGCTGGTGCGTTATAAAGGCAAAGAGATAGGCGTTACCCTGCTGCAGGGCCAGCCAGGCACCGATCCGGCGCAGGCGCTGAACAGCTCGGCCGCTATGCTGGAATATCGTTTTGCCAATGCGATTTACCAACTATCGCTGAAAGAAAAACCGCTTGTAGGTTATATGCTGGGGCATGGCGAACCAGTGGGCACACATGTGTACGACGCGCTCACCACACTGCAATCGTATTACCGGCTCGACACCATCAACCTGAAACTGAACCCGTTTATTCCGCGTGAGTTCGGCACGATCATCTTCTTAAAACCGATAGAAGCATTTACTGAAGAAGATAAACTGAAGATCGACCAGTACGTGATGAACGGCGGCAAGGTGATCTGGTTCCTGAATAATTTAACCACGGATATGGACAGCCTGCAGGCCAGCGGCAACTTCGTGGCCATGAGTCGCGGGCTGGAGCTGGAGGACCTGCTGTTCCGTTATGGCGCGCGCGTAAACCAGGACCTCATCCAGGATTTGCAAAGTGATGTGCTGCCGATCATCGTGGGCAGCATGGGCGACAAACCGCAGATCCAGTACATGCCGTTTATCTACTTCCCTAAATTCTCCTCCACCGGCTCGCACCCTATTGTTAAAAATATGGACGCGGTACTTGGCAGATTCACCAATTCTATTGACACCGTTACGGGTGGCGGCATTCAAAAAACCATCCTGTTGGCGTCGTCGGCCCGCAGCCGTAAGGTAAGCAGCCCCGTAGGCATCAGCCTCGATGAATTAAAGCGCAAACCCAATCCGCGCCAGTTCATGCCCGGTAATATTCCTGCGGCCGTATTGCTGGAAGGTAACTTCACTTCTCTGTTCAATCACCGCCTGAACGGCCGGCAGCTGGAGGTATTACAGCAACTCTCCGGTGTTCCTTACCGCTCCGTTACCGCCGCGCCAAATAAAATGATCGTGGTGGCCGATGCAGATATTGTGACCAACTTCTTCTCAGAAAAGAATGGCCCGCTGCAAATGGGCGCTAACCGTTTTACTCAGGAAGTATTTGCCAACAAAGAGTTTTTCACCAACTGTATGGAGTATCTCACCAACACCAGCGGCATCATGGAAACCCGTAACCGGGAGCTGACACTGCGGTTGCTGGATGGGGAAAAAGTGAAACAGCAACATACAAAATGGCAGCTACTGGCCTTCGTTGTACCCATTGGTCTTGTGCTGATATTCGCCATGGTATTCAATTTCTTGCGTCAACGCAGGTTCACGGCCTAG
- a CDS encoding bifunctional UDP-N-acetylmuramoyl-tripeptide:D-alanyl-D-alanine ligase/alanine racemase: MYNAETISKVLKGELLQHTGAPEIEHIVLDSRKLNFAETSLFIPLVSARRNAHQFIEELYEKGVSNFIVSESIDLQKYPNANVILVKDTLQALHALVAWHRHHFHFPVIGVTGSNGKTIVKEWLYQLLEKDHNIVRSPKSYNSQTGVPLSVWQMKPENDLAIFEAGISQPGEMVNLEKLIKPTIGIFTNIGEAHSEGFLNIRQKINEKLILFMKSDVLIYPKDYLALNECVLNFHNQVGKRETDKAIQLFSWSRKTDADLRIISCDKNTNHTRIDALYKGEAMHINIPFVDEGSIENAINCWALMLYLEIPHATIIDRMDRLGNIAMRLELRQGINNSSIINDSYNSDMGSLSIALEFLQQQRQHPNKTVILSDILQSGKSDFSLYEEVAALLEQKGIQKLVGIGRNISREKRIFQQVLGLKSSFYQSTEEFIQQFNPQDFVQETILVKGARVFQFERIGKLLEHKAHQTILEIDLSAIAHNITQYQALLKPGTKLMGMVKAFSYGSGSFEIANLLQFHGVDYLAVAYADEGVDLRRAGITMPIMVMNPEPSTFDAILQWNLEPEIYSMHLLNRFEEEVRASNKVNYPIHLKLDTGMHRLGFEKKDIPELISQLKEHSAFHVKSIFSHLAASEDPEMDEFTRRQGSLFREMSADLQKALGYPIIRHISNSAGIHRHPELQFDMVRLGIGMYGVDNSADMQAKLKNVSTLKTTVAQVKKLAVGETVGYGGKWTAKVPSVIATVRIGYADGYNRCLSNGKGQMLIHGKLAPVAGVIAMDMLMLDVTHIPEVKVGDVVTVFGEDLPVQQLAAWADTIPYEILTGISQRVKRIYFQE, encoded by the coding sequence GTGTATAACGCAGAAACCATCAGCAAGGTACTGAAGGGAGAACTGTTGCAACATACAGGAGCTCCGGAGATCGAACATATTGTACTGGACAGCCGCAAGCTGAATTTTGCAGAAACATCATTGTTCATTCCCCTTGTAAGTGCGCGCCGCAACGCGCACCAGTTTATTGAAGAGCTTTATGAGAAAGGCGTCAGCAATTTCATCGTAAGCGAATCAATAGACCTTCAAAAGTACCCCAATGCCAATGTGATATTGGTGAAAGACACGCTTCAGGCGTTGCATGCCCTCGTGGCCTGGCATCGCCACCATTTCCATTTTCCCGTAATAGGCGTAACCGGTAGTAACGGTAAAACCATCGTGAAGGAGTGGCTGTACCAGCTGCTGGAAAAGGACCACAACATTGTTCGCAGCCCGAAAAGTTATAATTCTCAAACCGGTGTACCGCTGTCCGTTTGGCAGATGAAACCGGAAAATGACCTGGCCATTTTTGAAGCCGGCATTTCCCAACCGGGTGAGATGGTGAACCTCGAGAAGCTGATCAAACCCACCATCGGCATCTTCACCAACATTGGCGAAGCACATAGCGAAGGCTTCCTTAACATACGGCAGAAGATCAACGAAAAGCTGATCCTCTTCATGAAAAGTGATGTACTCATCTACCCGAAAGATTACCTCGCGCTAAATGAATGTGTGCTCAACTTCCATAACCAGGTAGGCAAACGCGAAACGGATAAAGCCATCCAGCTGTTTTCCTGGTCGCGTAAGACCGATGCAGACCTGCGTATTATCAGCTGCGATAAAAACACCAATCACACCCGTATTGACGCGCTGTACAAAGGCGAAGCGATGCATATCAATATCCCATTTGTTGATGAAGGCTCCATCGAGAACGCCATCAACTGCTGGGCACTGATGCTGTACCTGGAAATCCCTCACGCTACCATTATCGATCGCATGGATCGCCTCGGCAACATCGCCATGCGCCTCGAATTGCGGCAGGGGATCAACAATAGCTCTATCATCAACGACAGCTACAATTCAGATATGGGTTCGCTGTCGATTGCGCTGGAGTTTTTACAACAGCAACGGCAGCATCCGAATAAAACCGTTATTCTCAGCGACATCCTGCAAAGCGGTAAAAGCGACTTCAGTTTGTATGAGGAAGTGGCTGCATTACTCGAGCAAAAAGGCATCCAGAAGCTCGTAGGCATCGGCCGCAACATCAGCCGGGAGAAGCGAATTTTCCAGCAGGTGTTAGGACTGAAAAGCAGCTTTTACCAAAGTACAGAGGAGTTTATCCAGCAGTTTAACCCGCAGGACTTCGTACAGGAAACCATCCTGGTGAAAGGCGCCCGTGTGTTCCAGTTCGAACGCATCGGCAAACTGCTCGAACACAAAGCCCATCAGACTATTCTTGAAATAGACCTGTCGGCCATCGCTCATAATATTACACAATACCAGGCGCTGTTGAAGCCCGGCACCAAGTTAATGGGAATGGTGAAAGCCTTTTCCTATGGCAGCGGCAGCTTCGAGATCGCCAACCTGTTGCAGTTCCATGGTGTGGATTACCTTGCCGTGGCATATGCAGACGAGGGCGTAGACTTACGCAGGGCCGGCATTACCATGCCTATCATGGTCATGAACCCCGAACCCAGCACCTTCGACGCCATCCTGCAATGGAACCTGGAGCCGGAGATTTATTCCATGCACCTGCTGAACAGGTTCGAGGAAGAAGTGCGGGCCAGTAATAAAGTCAACTATCCCATCCACCTGAAGCTGGATACCGGCATGCACCGGCTTGGCTTCGAGAAGAAAGATATACCTGAACTCATCAGCCAGCTGAAGGAACATAGTGCTTTTCATGTGAAGTCTATTTTCAGCCACCTGGCCGCCAGTGAAGATCCGGAGATGGACGAATTCACCCGCAGGCAGGGCAGCCTGTTCCGCGAAATGAGCGCCGATCTGCAAAAAGCCCTCGGCTACCCGATCATCCGCCACATTTCCAACAGCGCCGGCATTCACCGGCACCCCGAACTGCAGTTCGACATGGTACGCCTGGGCATCGGGATGTATGGCGTGGATAACTCGGCAGACATGCAGGCCAAACTGAAAAACGTAAGCACCCTTAAAACCACGGTAGCGCAGGTGAAAAAACTGGCCGTAGGCGAAACGGTGGGCTACGGTGGCAAGTGGACCGCCAAAGTACCTTCCGTGATCGCAACGGTGCGTATCGGTTACGCAGACGGTTATAACCGTTGCCTCAGCAACGGTAAGGGACAAATGCTCATACACGGCAAACTCGCGCCTGTTGCTGGCGTCATAGCGATGGACATGCTCATGCTCGACGTTACCCATATTCCGGAAGTGAAAGTAGGCGACGTGGTAACCGTATTCGGGGAGGATTTGCCCGTACAGCAACTCGCCGCCTGGGCAGACACCATTCCGTACGAAATACTCACCGGCATATCGCAGCGTGTGAAACGAATCTATTTCCAGGAATAG
- the gldF gene encoding gliding motility-associated ABC transporter permease subunit GldF, giving the protein MLAIFKKEIHQFFSSITGYVAIILFLLANGLFLFVFSDTNLLDAGYANLDPLFELAPLIFLLLIPAITMRSFSEEFKSGTMELLSTKPLTGWQIVLGKYWACALIVLISLIPTFIYYIAVSQLAAQPGAMDTGGIAGSYIGLLLLGSTFTAIGIWASSITSNAVVAFLVSVFTCYIFYTGFDALSKLPVLAGGFDYYLQMAGISFHYNSISRGVIDSRDIIYFFSVIGFMLYLTKVSLQRRIWQA; this is encoded by the coding sequence ATGCTAGCAATATTTAAAAAAGAAATTCACCAGTTCTTCAGCAGTATCACCGGGTATGTTGCCATCATCCTGTTCCTGCTCGCGAACGGCCTGTTCCTGTTCGTGTTCAGCGACACCAACCTGCTGGATGCGGGCTACGCCAACCTGGACCCACTGTTCGAACTGGCGCCGCTTATATTTTTACTGTTGATACCAGCCATCACCATGCGCAGCTTTTCGGAGGAATTTAAAAGCGGCACGATGGAGTTACTGAGTACCAAACCACTCACCGGCTGGCAGATCGTGCTGGGCAAATACTGGGCATGTGCGCTCATCGTGCTGATTTCACTGATACCGACATTTATATATTACATCGCGGTGTCGCAACTCGCTGCGCAACCGGGGGCTATGGATACAGGCGGCATTGCAGGCTCTTATATCGGGCTGTTGTTGCTGGGCAGTACGTTTACCGCGATAGGCATCTGGGCATCTTCTATTACTTCCAATGCGGTGGTGGCGTTCCTGGTATCGGTGTTTACCTGTTATATATTTTACACCGGCTTTGATGCGTTAAGTAAACTGCCGGTGCTGGCGGGCGGTTTCGACTACTACCTGCAAATGGCGGGCATCAGCTTTCATTACAATTCCATTAGCCGCGGGGTGATAGACAGTCGCGACATCATTTATTTTTTCAGTGTGATCGGCTTTATGCTGTACCTCACCAAAGTATCGCTGCAACGCAGGATATGGCAGGCATAA
- a CDS encoding cysteine desulfurase family protein yields MLKLPVYLDYNATTPCDPRVVEAMLPFFTEHFGNAASRSHAPGLYAHAAVDLAREQVAGLIGAEPQEVHFTSGATEANNLALKGVAEAYASKGRHIITCVTEHKAVLDACQHLAHTGHDITYLPVNQEGAIDLAALEAAIRPDTILISLMYANNETGVVHPVDAISKIARKHGVLFMCDASQAVGKIPVNVNTDGIDILTCSAHKLYGPKGMGAIYLRRKSPRVRVIAQIDGGGHERGVRSGTLNVPGIVGFGKACELAAHQLNTENIVQLRDQLESGLLDIPGTNVNGLPFAAAGTPTPGQPASPGKRLPHVTNISFAGVTGEAIMMATGKSIAVSSGSACTSASREPSYVLKAMGVPDELSHGSLRFSLGRFTTEEEIQFAVSAIRTAVAQLRSLQPFSSI; encoded by the coding sequence ATGCTGAAACTGCCGGTGTATCTCGATTACAATGCTACTACTCCCTGCGACCCGCGGGTAGTGGAAGCCATGTTGCCTTTCTTTACCGAACATTTTGGCAACGCCGCCAGTCGCAGTCATGCTCCCGGCCTTTACGCACATGCCGCCGTTGACCTGGCCCGTGAGCAGGTAGCCGGCCTTATAGGCGCGGAGCCGCAGGAAGTACATTTCACCTCGGGCGCCACCGAAGCTAACAACCTCGCTCTCAAAGGCGTGGCCGAAGCTTACGCCAGCAAAGGCCGCCACATCATCACCTGCGTTACCGAACACAAAGCCGTGCTGGACGCCTGTCAGCACCTGGCGCACACAGGGCACGACATCACCTACCTGCCCGTTAACCAGGAAGGCGCCATCGACCTCGCAGCGCTGGAAGCCGCCATCAGGCCCGATACAATACTCATTTCGCTGATGTATGCCAACAATGAAACCGGCGTCGTACATCCCGTTGACGCGATCAGTAAGATCGCACGGAAACACGGCGTGCTGTTTATGTGTGATGCCTCACAGGCCGTTGGTAAAATACCGGTGAACGTAAATACCGACGGCATCGACATCTTAACCTGCAGTGCCCATAAACTATACGGCCCTAAAGGAATGGGCGCTATCTACCTGCGGCGCAAATCCCCCCGCGTACGTGTTATCGCGCAGATCGACGGGGGCGGACACGAACGCGGCGTACGCTCCGGCACCCTGAACGTACCGGGGATTGTAGGATTTGGCAAAGCCTGCGAACTGGCTGCGCATCAGCTTAACACCGAAAACATTGTTCAACTCCGCGACCAACTGGAGAGCGGGTTGCTCGATATACCGGGAACAAACGTGAATGGTCTGCCTTTCGCTGCTGCCGGCACGCCAACGCCCGGTCAACCGGCAAGTCCAGGCAAACGCCTCCCACACGTGACCAACATCTCCTTTGCCGGTGTTACAGGCGAAGCGATCATGATGGCTACCGGTAAAAGCATTGCCGTTTCTTCCGGCTCTGCCTGCACCTCCGCGAGCCGCGAACCGAGTTATGTGCTGAAGGCCATGGGAGTGCCCGACGAACTGTCGCACGGCTCCCTGCGGTTCTCTTTAGGACGGTTCACTACGGAGGAGGAAATACAATTCGCTGTCAGCGCCATCAGAACAGCCGTAGCGCAACTCCGCTCGCTGCAACCCTTTTCTTCTATATGA
- a CDS encoding TerC/Alx family metal homeostasis membrane protein has product MTPEQWTFIVFGIVIIVALIFDLGLLSKKSASISIKKALIQTSFWVGLAFLFFGYLWYEDGSTIAVSFLSAYLMEWSLSIDNIFVFILIFGFFKVKESNFARVLLIGILMAIVLRAIFITLGVALIDRFHWILYIFGAFLVYTGVKMFFVDQDDEYNPADSPIYKFFSKRLRITHDNPEEKFVVKRDNKTYFTNLSLVVMMLAVTDVVFALDSIPAVFAISKEPMVVYTSNIFAVLGLRSLFFLLRGAVDKFDYLQQGIAIVLVFIGAKMLVEYFNFHIPIYVSLIVIVACLGGSILYSLYHQKKDLPEEITDQKV; this is encoded by the coding sequence ATGACTCCGGAGCAATGGACGTTTATCGTTTTCGGCATTGTTATTATTGTTGCGCTAATTTTTGACCTCGGCCTACTGAGTAAGAAATCCGCTAGTATTTCGATTAAAAAGGCACTTATACAGACTTCCTTCTGGGTAGGTCTCGCCTTCCTGTTTTTTGGTTATCTCTGGTACGAAGATGGTTCCACGATTGCAGTCAGCTTCCTCAGCGCTTACCTGATGGAATGGTCGCTATCGATCGACAACATCTTTGTATTCATCCTGATATTTGGCTTCTTTAAAGTTAAAGAGTCCAACTTCGCCAGGGTGCTGCTGATCGGTATCCTGATGGCGATCGTACTGCGTGCGATATTTATTACCCTGGGCGTAGCCCTCATCGACCGTTTCCACTGGATACTGTACATCTTTGGCGCGTTCCTGGTATATACCGGCGTAAAAATGTTTTTCGTGGACCAGGACGATGAGTACAATCCGGCCGACAGTCCCATTTATAAATTCTTTAGCAAACGCCTCCGTATTACACATGATAACCCGGAAGAGAAGTTCGTGGTAAAGCGGGATAACAAAACCTATTTCACGAATTTATCACTGGTAGTGATGATGCTGGCCGTGACCGACGTCGTGTTCGCACTCGACTCCATCCCCGCAGTATTTGCGATTTCGAAGGAGCCGATGGTGGTGTACACCTCCAACATCTTTGCGGTGTTAGGCTTGCGCTCGCTGTTCTTTTTGCTGCGCGGCGCGGTGGATAAATTCGACTACCTGCAGCAGGGTATTGCGATCGTACTGGTGTTTATCGGTGCTAAAATGCTGGTAGAGTACTTTAATTTTCATATTCCCATCTACGTGTCGCTGATCGTGATCGTGGCATGTTTGGGCGGTTCTATCCTATATTCCTTGTACCATCAAAAAAAAGATTTACCTGAAGAAATAACAGACCAGAAGGTTTAA
- the mce gene encoding methylmalonyl-CoA epimerase, giving the protein MLKVEHIGIAVRSLADAVPLYEKLLNTNCYKQEAVQSEAVQTAFLQQGETKIELLEATAPESAIAKFIDKKGEGIHHIAFEVADIHAEMQRLAAEGFVLLNEQPKRGADNKLICFVHPKNTHGVLVEICQEITTP; this is encoded by the coding sequence ATGCTGAAAGTTGAACATATCGGTATCGCGGTACGCTCCCTGGCAGACGCCGTGCCCCTGTACGAAAAACTGTTGAATACAAATTGCTACAAACAGGAAGCTGTGCAAAGCGAAGCAGTACAAACTGCCTTCCTGCAACAAGGTGAAACGAAGATCGAATTACTCGAGGCCACTGCACCCGAAAGTGCGATCGCCAAATTCATAGATAAAAAAGGAGAAGGCATTCATCACATCGCTTTCGAGGTAGCAGATATTCATGCGGAGATGCAACGACTCGCGGCGGAAGGATTCGTGTTACTGAACGAGCAACCGAAACGTGGGGCAGATAATAAACTGATCTGTTTTGTGCATCCTAAAAATACACATGGGGTGTTGGTGGAAATCTGCCAGGAGATTACAACCCCGTAG